GGCTTTCTCGTAATCCTGCACCTGTCATGCGGATAAACTGAGCATTTTCACGTAAGTCCTGTAGATCTTTCGTTCCACAATAACCCATTCCTGAACGAATCCCACCAATTAACTGATGAATTGTATCTGCAAGATCTCCCTTGTATGGAAGACGTCCCTCAATCCCTTCAGGAACAAGCTTTTTCGCATCATCTTGGAAATAACGATCTTTAGAGCCTTTTTCCATTGCACCAACAGAGCCCATTCCACGGTAAACTTTAAAACGACGTCCTTGGAATAACTCTGTTTCTCCAGGACTCTCCGATGTCCCTGCAAGCAAACTTCCAAGCATCACAACATGTCCACCTGCTGCTAAAGCCTTCATAATATCACCGGAATATTTAATACCACCATCAGCAATCATTGTTTTTCCTAATTCACGTGCAACCGATGCACACTCATAAATTGCTGTAATTTGCGGTACACCTACTCCTGCCACAACACGAGTCGTACAAATTGAACCTGGACCGATTCCTACTTTAACGACATCAGCACCAGCCTCGTATAAAGCCCGTGCAGCTTCTGCAGTAGCAATATTCCCTGCGATAATATCCAACTCAGGATAAACTTCGCGAATTTGCTTAACAGTGTCTAGCACCCCTTTGGAGTGTCCGTGAGCCGTATCAATAACAATTACGTCAACTTCTGCTTTTACAAGCTTTTCTACACGAATCATCGTGTCAGAAGTTACACCTACAGCTGCTCCAACAAGCAGTCGTCCTTGCGAGTCTTTTGCAGCGTTTGGAAACTCAATTACTTTTTCAATATCTTTAATGGTAATTAAACCATTCAAAATTCCTTCTTCATCAACAATCGGTAACTTTTCAATTTTATACTGCTGTAAAATCTTCTCTGCATCCGCCAAAGTTGTACCAACAGGTGCAGTCACTAAATTATCTTTCGTCATAACATCCGAAATAGAGAGTGAGTAATCTTCGATAAAGCGCATATCTCTATTCGTAATAATCCCAACAAGCTTTAATTCTTCTTCATTATTAACAATAGGTACGCCAGAAATTCTGTATCTTCCCATCAGATGTTCTGCATCGAATACTTGATGTTCAGGCGTTAAATAAAATGGATTTGTAATGACACCATTTTCTGATCGTTTTACTGTAATAACTTGTTCAGCCTGCTCTTCGATACTCATATTTTTATGAATAATCCCAAGTCCACCTTGACGCGCCATTGAAATTGCCATTCTTGCTTCCGTAACAGTATCCATCCCAGCACTGATAATCGGAATATTTAATTGAATTTTATCCGTTAATTTCACTGATAAAGATACGTCTTTTGGTAATACATCAGAAGGCCCCGGTACGAGTAATACATCATCGAAAGTAAGTCCTTCACGAGCAAATTTTGACTCCCACATTGCTATTTTGCCTCCCTCAGGTCATTTGAATATTAGTAAAATATTATCAGCGCCCTTTAGTACTGTCAAGGGCCATGCGATTAGTAAATGTTTTCACATTATTCAATGTACAATCTTCACATAATCGATTGAATTCATAATGAATATTAATTTTACGGAATTACTCTCACCCGTTTAATACTATTGCCATACAACTTCATAACTAATCGTTACTTAAAGACAGATTGCATTAACTGCCCAACTGGGGGGAAATCCAGAAGCAGCTACACAATCTAGTAACAGATTTCATCGAACCAACTAATTAACTAACGCCATTCATTCCAACAGAGCTGGTTACAGCGTTTCTAGTGAACAATATATATTTCCCATCAGTAGGATACCACTTATATATTTTTATAAACAAAAAGAGTCACTACCATAAGGTAATGACTCTTTTAGTGCTTGGCAACGTCCTACTCTTGCAGGGGCTAACCCCAACTACCATCGGCGCTGAAGAGCTTAACTTCCGTGTTCGGTATGGGAACGGGTGTGACCTCTTCGCTATCGCCACCAAACTATTGAGCTTATTCGCTCAAAACTGGATAAACAAAACATTGAATGACACAAACTGTCATGTATTTAAGGATAAGTCCTCAATCGATTAGTATCCGTCAGCTGCACATGTCGCCATGCTTCCACCTCGGACCTATCAACCTCATCATCTTTGAGGGATTTTACTTACTTACGTAATGGGAAATCTCATCTTGAGGGGGGCTTCATGCTTAGATGCTTTCAGCATTTATCCCGTCCATACGTAGCTACCCAGCTATGCCTTTGGCAAGACAACTGGTACACCAGCGGTATGTCCATCCCGGTCCTCTCGTACTAAGGACAGCTCCTCTCAAATTTCCTGCGCCCGCGACGGATAGGGACCGAACTGTCTCACGACGTTCTGAACCCAGCTCGCGTACCGCTTTAATGGGCGAACAGCCCAACCCTTGGGACCGACTACAGCCCCAGGATGCGATGAGCCGACATCGAGGTGCCAAACCTCCCCGTCGATGTGAACTCTTGGGAGAGATAAGCCTGTTATCCCCGGGGTAGCTTTTATCCGTTGAGCGATGGCCCTTCCATGCGGAACCACCGGATCACTAAGCCCGTCTTTCGACCCTGCTCGACTTGTAGGTCTCGCAGTCAAGCTCCCTTATGCCTTTGCACTCTACGAATGATGTCCAACCATTCTGAGGGAACCTTTGGGCGCCTCCGTTACTCTTTAGGAGGCGACCGCCCCAGTCAAACTGCCCGCCTGACACTGTCTCCTACCCCGCTAAGGGGCATGGGTTAGAATTCCAATACAGTCAGGGTAGTATCCCACCAATGCCTCCACCGAAGCTGGCGCTCCGGTTTCAAAGGCTCCTACCTATCCTGTACAGACTGCATCAGAATTCAATATCAGGTTGCAGTAAAGCTCCACGGGGTCTTTCCGTCCTGTCGCGGGTAACCTGCATCTTCACAGGTACTATAATTTCACCGAGTCTCTCGTTGAGACAGTGCCCAGATCGTTACGCCTTTCGTGCGGGTCGGAACTTACCCGACAAGGAATTTCGCTACCTTAGGACCGTTATAGTTACGGCCGCCGTTTACTGGGGCTTCGGTTCAAAGCTTCGCTTGCGCTAACCTCTTCCCTTAACCTTCCAGCACCGGGCAGGCGTCAGCCCCTATACGTCACCTTACGGTTTTGCAGAGACCTGTGTTTTTGCTAAACAGTCGCCTGGGCCTATTCACTGCGGCTCTCTCGGGCTTTAACACCCTATCAGAGCACCCCTTCTCCCGAAGTTACGGGGTCATTTTGCCGAGTTCCTTAACGAGAGTTCTCTCGATCACC
This window of the Sporosarcina ureilytica genome carries:
- the guaB gene encoding IMP dehydrogenase, which encodes MWESKFAREGLTFDDVLLVPGPSDVLPKDVSLSVKLTDKIQLNIPIISAGMDTVTEARMAISMARQGGLGIIHKNMSIEEQAEQVITVKRSENGVITNPFYLTPEHQVFDAEHLMGRYRISGVPIVNNEEELKLVGIITNRDMRFIEDYSLSISDVMTKDNLVTAPVGTTLADAEKILQQYKIEKLPIVDEEGILNGLITIKDIEKVIEFPNAAKDSQGRLLVGAAVGVTSDTMIRVEKLVKAEVDVIVIDTAHGHSKGVLDTVKQIREVYPELDIIAGNIATAEAARALYEAGADVVKVGIGPGSICTTRVVAGVGVPQITAIYECASVARELGKTMIADGGIKYSGDIMKALAAGGHVVMLGSLLAGTSESPGETELFQGRRFKVYRGMGSVGAMEKGSKDRYFQDDAKKLVPEGIEGRLPYKGDLADTIHQLIGGIRSGMGYCGTKDLQDLRENAQFIRMTGAGLRESHPHQVQITKEAPNYTLS